One window of the Herbiconiux sp. L3-i23 genome contains the following:
- a CDS encoding zinc-dependent alcohol dehydrogenase: MRALVWNGINKLTVESVDDPKILNSHDAIVKVTRTAACGSDLHLLAGYVPTMRAGDVIGHEFIGEIVEVGSGVTKRKVGDRVAVSSFISCGKCFYCRTEQYSLCDNTDPNPDIPEALWGAAPGGCFGYSHALGGWAGSHAEYIRVPHIDVGSFVIPDGVSDDRAVFASDAAPTGWMGADLAGVKPGDVVVVWGAGAVGQMAARASMLLGAERVIVIDRFDYRLRQVRDVIGAETLDYTKTSVLAELKELTGGRGPDVCIEAVGMEAHSARPDFAYDMVKQQLRMQTDRPTAVREAIMACRKGGSVFVLGVFGGLVDKFPLGAVMNKGLTLRGAQVHGPRYIPMLLERMQRGELVTEHFATHVMPLEEAPRGYELFKHKQDDCVRPVFVP; the protein is encoded by the coding sequence GTGAGGGCCCTCGTCTGGAACGGGATCAACAAGCTCACGGTGGAGAGCGTCGACGACCCGAAGATCCTCAACTCGCACGACGCCATCGTGAAGGTCACCCGCACCGCGGCGTGCGGCTCGGACCTGCACCTGCTCGCGGGGTACGTCCCCACCATGCGCGCCGGGGATGTGATCGGGCACGAGTTCATCGGCGAGATCGTCGAGGTCGGCAGCGGCGTGACGAAGCGGAAGGTCGGCGACCGCGTCGCGGTGAGCTCGTTCATCTCGTGCGGCAAATGCTTCTACTGCCGCACCGAGCAGTACTCGCTGTGCGACAACACCGACCCCAACCCCGACATCCCCGAAGCGCTGTGGGGCGCGGCGCCGGGCGGATGCTTCGGCTACTCGCACGCTCTCGGCGGCTGGGCCGGATCGCACGCCGAGTACATCCGTGTGCCGCACATCGATGTCGGGTCTTTCGTCATTCCCGACGGCGTGAGCGACGACCGCGCCGTGTTCGCCTCCGACGCAGCGCCGACCGGGTGGATGGGCGCCGACCTCGCCGGCGTGAAGCCGGGCGACGTGGTCGTGGTGTGGGGTGCCGGTGCCGTCGGGCAGATGGCGGCGCGCGCGTCGATGCTGCTCGGCGCCGAACGGGTGATCGTCATCGACCGGTTCGACTACCGCCTTCGTCAGGTGCGCGACGTGATCGGCGCCGAGACGCTCGACTACACGAAGACCAGCGTGCTCGCCGAACTGAAGGAGCTGACCGGCGGCCGCGGACCCGACGTCTGCATCGAGGCGGTCGGCATGGAGGCGCACAGCGCCCGGCCGGACTTCGCCTACGACATGGTGAAGCAGCAGTTGCGGATGCAGACCGACCGTCCGACGGCGGTGCGCGAGGCGATCATGGCGTGCCGCAAGGGCGGCAGCGTGTTCGTGCTCGGCGTCTTCGGTGGCCTGGTCGACAAGTTCCCGCTCGGCGCGGTGATGAACAAGGGGCTCACTCTGCGCGGCGCGCAGGTGCACGGCCCGCGCTACATCCCGATGCTGCTCGAGCGGATGCAGCGCGGCGAGCTCGTCACCGAGCACTTCGCGACCCACGTGATGCCGCTCGAGGAGGCGCCGCGGGGCTACGAGCTGTTCAAGCACAAGCAGGACGACTGCGTACGGCCCGTGTTCGTGCCCTGA
- a CDS encoding anthranilate synthase component I family protein — protein sequence MRGSSTTRRSPVWLDPALAVEALVPAAADVVLLESTDESGRSHLLLGDRVEASLPRIPLDESAGNAPMAAGWIGYEGDARFLHVDRSITFDHEARELVVRGDDAWHDAVAAAVDAQSGAQANGNLPAPPQPPIVRWRHDDTEYLTMIAACHAAIVRGDAYQLCLTNAATVTPAPDPWDTYLRLRATSRTHHAGFLRLGGVTLVSASPERFLETSASGTVQSSPIKGTRRRDARPEVDDALAAELEADEKERAENLMIVDLVRNDLSKVARLGTVRVTQLLEVERYAQVHQLVSTVEAELLPGLATADAVDALFPAGSMTGAPKASAMSILAGLEHGPRGVYSGAFGLVRADGSADLAMVIRSIVFDGDTATVGAGGGITASSKPDAELAEVRLKAAPLLAALGAEG from the coding sequence ATGCGCGGCTCCTCCACGACGCGGCGGTCGCCCGTCTGGCTCGACCCGGCGCTCGCCGTCGAGGCGCTCGTCCCGGCCGCCGCCGATGTGGTGCTGCTCGAGTCCACCGATGAGAGCGGCCGCAGTCATCTGCTGCTGGGGGACCGGGTCGAAGCATCATTGCCCCGCATCCCGCTCGACGAATCGGCCGGGAACGCACCGATGGCGGCGGGCTGGATCGGATACGAGGGCGACGCGCGATTCCTGCACGTAGACCGGTCGATCACCTTCGATCACGAGGCCCGCGAGCTCGTCGTGCGCGGCGACGACGCCTGGCACGATGCGGTCGCGGCAGCAGTCGACGCGCAGTCCGGTGCGCAGGCCAACGGGAACCTGCCGGCGCCGCCGCAGCCGCCGATCGTTCGATGGCGCCACGACGACACCGAGTACCTCACGATGATCGCCGCTTGCCACGCGGCGATCGTGCGTGGCGACGCCTACCAGCTGTGCCTCACCAACGCGGCCACGGTCACGCCCGCGCCCGACCCATGGGACACCTACCTGCGGCTGCGCGCCACGAGCCGCACCCATCACGCCGGCTTCCTCCGCCTCGGCGGCGTGACGCTCGTCAGCGCGTCACCCGAACGATTCCTCGAGACGAGCGCGTCCGGGACGGTGCAGAGCAGCCCGATCAAGGGCACGCGGCGTCGCGACGCACGTCCCGAGGTGGACGACGCCCTCGCCGCCGAACTCGAGGCCGACGAGAAGGAGCGCGCGGAGAACCTGATGATCGTCGACCTCGTCCGCAACGACCTCAGCAAGGTCGCCCGGCTCGGCACCGTGCGGGTCACCCAGCTGCTCGAGGTCGAGCGCTACGCCCAGGTGCACCAACTCGTCAGCACGGTCGAGGCAGAACTACTGCCGGGGCTCGCCACCGCCGACGCCGTGGACGCGCTGTTCCCCGCCGGGTCGATGACCGGGGCGCCGAAGGCGAGCGCCATGTCGATCCTCGCCGGGCTCGAACACGGCCCGCGCGGCGTCTATTCGGGGGCGTTCGGCCTGGTCCGAGCCGACGGGTCGGCAGATCTCGCGATGGTCATCCGCAGCATCGTCTTCGACGGCGACACGGCAACGGTCGGCGCTGGCGGCGGCATCACCGCGTCGTCGAAGCCCGACGCCGAACTCGCGGAGGTCCGCCTCAAGGCGGCGCCGCTGCTCGCCGCCCTCGGCGCCGAGGGCTGA
- a CDS encoding aminotransferase class IV has translation MSEQDAGAPALSRFRNGALEAIDTCEVAPTAVVAADSWFVDDGRVLAIDLHRQRFLRSIPAELRPEGEAFFDAVLAALPRQGEWFPRVDLRRSGERYEFQFRSRPAPRRERSVVLATHRGRDPRREPTVKGPDLEAMLRIRTEAQSRGAGEAVITSPEGYLVEGAYSALVWWRGDILALPSDDLERVDSVTARSLETLATALGTEVVREHTTANELDGHEVWALSALHGIRIATAWIDGPSLAERPGRLDLWRRRLDALRRPLP, from the coding sequence ATGAGCGAACAGGACGCCGGGGCGCCCGCCCTCTCCCGATTCCGGAACGGGGCGCTCGAGGCGATCGACACCTGCGAGGTCGCGCCGACCGCGGTGGTCGCCGCCGACTCGTGGTTCGTCGACGACGGCCGTGTGCTCGCCATCGACCTGCACCGCCAACGGTTCCTGCGGTCGATTCCCGCAGAGCTGCGGCCCGAGGGTGAGGCGTTCTTCGACGCGGTGCTCGCCGCGCTGCCACGGCAGGGCGAGTGGTTCCCGCGCGTCGACCTCCGTCGGTCCGGAGAGCGCTATGAGTTCCAGTTCCGCTCCCGTCCGGCTCCGAGAAGGGAGCGTTCGGTCGTGCTCGCCACTCACCGCGGACGCGACCCTCGCCGGGAGCCGACGGTCAAGGGTCCCGACCTCGAGGCGATGCTGCGGATCCGCACCGAGGCGCAGTCGCGCGGCGCTGGCGAGGCGGTCATCACCTCACCGGAGGGGTACCTGGTCGAGGGCGCGTACAGCGCGCTCGTCTGGTGGCGCGGCGACATCCTCGCCCTCCCCTCGGACGACCTCGAGCGCGTCGACTCGGTGACGGCACGCTCTCTCGAGACCCTGGCCACCGCGCTCGGCACCGAGGTCGTCCGCGAGCACACCACCGCGAACGAGCTCGACGGGCACGAGGTCTGGGCGTTGAGCGCGCTGCACGGCATCCGGATCGCGACCGCCTGGATCGACGGCCCCTCGCTCGCCGAGCGTCCGGGTCGCCTCGATCTGTGGCGTCGCCGACTCGACGCCCTCCGCCGGCCGCTCCCCTAG
- a CDS encoding APC family permease, whose protein sequence is MHPQPPLQRRLGTADAVAIGLAAMVGAGVFSVFAPAAAAAGGGILVALVIAGFVAFCNAMASAQLAVQYPRSGGTYVYGRERLGPWAGYLAGWSFVVGKTASCAAMAMTFAAYAVPEPWQRPVAALAVVVLGIVGGFGVTRTALVARIVVVLVLLVLVMVVIVGFGGGGGIRVESLGIEGGPLGILSAAGLLFFAFAGYARIATLAEEVRDPRRTIPRAVIICLVVAFGVYLAVAFALLTGLGPERLEDEAAPLSALVSAAGFDALTPVVAVAAALASLGALLALMAGVSRTALAMGREDDLPRSLARVSRRGVPYIAEATVTVVVVVLVLSIDLRGAIGFSSFGVLLYYLIANIAAATQRGADRLHPRVLDVVGAVGCVVLVVTLPPASIVAGAVVVLVGAGLRLILRSLCR, encoded by the coding sequence GTGCATCCGCAGCCGCCACTTCAACGACGACTCGGCACTGCGGATGCCGTCGCGATCGGGCTCGCGGCGATGGTCGGCGCGGGAGTCTTCTCGGTCTTCGCCCCGGCTGCCGCGGCGGCGGGCGGCGGCATCCTCGTCGCGTTGGTCATCGCCGGCTTCGTCGCGTTCTGCAACGCGATGGCATCGGCGCAGCTCGCCGTTCAGTACCCGCGCTCCGGAGGCACCTACGTCTACGGGCGCGAGCGGCTCGGACCGTGGGCGGGGTACCTCGCCGGCTGGAGCTTCGTCGTCGGCAAGACCGCGAGCTGCGCGGCGATGGCCATGACCTTCGCCGCCTACGCGGTGCCAGAACCCTGGCAGCGGCCGGTCGCGGCGCTGGCAGTGGTCGTGCTGGGCATCGTCGGAGGGTTCGGCGTCACCCGCACCGCACTCGTCGCGCGGATCGTCGTCGTGCTGGTGCTGCTCGTGCTCGTCATGGTGGTGATTGTCGGATTCGGGGGAGGAGGCGGCATCCGCGTCGAGTCGCTCGGGATCGAGGGCGGGCCGCTCGGGATCCTGTCGGCAGCCGGGCTCCTGTTCTTCGCCTTCGCCGGGTACGCGCGCATCGCGACCCTCGCCGAAGAGGTGCGGGATCCGCGTCGCACCATCCCGCGCGCGGTCATCATCTGCCTCGTCGTCGCCTTCGGCGTCTACCTCGCCGTGGCGTTCGCGCTCCTCACCGGGCTGGGTCCCGAGCGCCTCGAGGATGAGGCCGCGCCGCTGTCTGCGCTGGTCTCGGCGGCAGGCTTCGACGCCCTCACCCCGGTGGTCGCAGTCGCGGCCGCCCTCGCCTCCCTCGGAGCGCTCCTCGCCCTGATGGCAGGCGTCTCGCGCACCGCACTCGCCATGGGACGCGAAGACGACCTGCCGAGGTCGCTCGCGCGGGTCTCGCGTCGAGGCGTGCCTTACATCGCGGAAGCGACCGTCACGGTGGTGGTCGTCGTCCTCGTGCTCAGCATCGACCTGCGCGGCGCGATCGGCTTCTCGTCGTTCGGGGTGCTGCTCTACTACCTGATCGCGAACATCGCCGCGGCGACGCAGAGGGGCGCCGATCGGCTGCATCCTCGCGTCCTGGACGTCGTCGGGGCGGTCGGCTGCGTCGTGCTCGTCGTCACCCTGCCGCCCGCGTCGATCGTCGCCGGCGCGGTCGTCGTGCTGGTCGGTGCGGGGCTACGCCTGATCCTGCGGTCGCTTTGCCGCTAG
- a CDS encoding DedA family protein yields MNEVLDWVLQTVRDVDPVLRTVLSGVAMFLETSILIGLIVPGDTIVIVSATGVANPVEYWSLVAVVIVGSLAGESVGFALGRFFGPRLRESRLGRRLGHDNWRRAEYYLARRGGPAVFISRFLPVLHALIPLTVGMSKMSYRRFMAWTVPACTIWAFAYISVAAAAAEGYRSLADRLHYAGYLFVGAIVGFILLAALVRWLLHRSQRRHMQDPDEPTAP; encoded by the coding sequence GTGAACGAGGTGCTCGACTGGGTGTTGCAGACGGTGCGCGACGTCGATCCCGTGCTCCGCACCGTGCTCTCGGGTGTCGCGATGTTCCTCGAGACCTCGATCCTCATCGGACTCATCGTGCCCGGCGACACCATCGTCATCGTCTCGGCCACCGGCGTCGCGAACCCGGTCGAATACTGGTCGCTCGTGGCGGTCGTCATCGTAGGGTCGCTCGCCGGCGAGAGCGTCGGCTTCGCCCTCGGCCGGTTCTTCGGACCCCGCCTGCGCGAGAGCCGATTGGGTCGACGACTGGGACACGACAACTGGCGTCGCGCCGAGTACTACCTCGCCCGCCGCGGCGGGCCGGCCGTCTTCATCAGCCGCTTCCTCCCCGTGCTGCACGCACTCATCCCGCTGACGGTCGGCATGAGCAAGATGAGCTATCGCCGCTTCATGGCGTGGACCGTGCCCGCCTGCACCATCTGGGCGTTCGCTTACATCTCGGTCGCCGCCGCCGCGGCTGAGGGGTACCGCTCGCTCGCCGACCGTCTGCACTACGCCGGTTACCTCTTCGTCGGCGCGATCGTCGGGTTCATCCTGCTCGCCGCACTCGTGCGGTGGCTGCTGCACCGCAGCCAGCGCCGTCACATGCAGGACCCGGACGAGCCGACTGCCCCGTAG
- a CDS encoding ABC transporter substrate-binding protein produces the protein MNTARGKGRFGRGRFAVGAIAVGAVIALAGCASGDPLESGSDSDASETEAIVIGSQAYYSNEIIAEIYAQALENAGFEVERNFQIGQREAYLPAIEDGEVDLFPEYSGNLLQYYDPETEAKTSDDVYAALQDALPEGLRVLDQAPATDQDSYVVTRAFADENNVASIADLANVSDVVLGGNSELETRPYGPEGLSSVYGVTVSFLAIEDSGGPVTVQSLKDGSIDVGNIYTGDPNIGTNDLVVLDDPEGLFLASNVVPIASEKVTDDIAAVINEVDAALTPEDLVALNGESVNDQLSSAEIATKFLEAKGLV, from the coding sequence ATGAACACAGCACGAGGGAAGGGCCGATTCGGCCGCGGCCGTTTCGCCGTCGGCGCGATCGCGGTCGGGGCCGTAATCGCCCTGGCAGGGTGCGCGTCGGGCGACCCGCTCGAGTCGGGATCGGACAGCGACGCCAGCGAGACCGAGGCCATCGTCATCGGCTCGCAGGCGTACTACTCGAACGAGATCATCGCCGAGATCTACGCTCAGGCGCTCGAGAACGCCGGCTTCGAGGTCGAGCGCAACTTCCAGATCGGTCAGCGCGAGGCGTACCTGCCCGCCATCGAAGACGGTGAGGTCGACCTGTTCCCCGAGTACTCGGGCAACCTGCTCCAGTACTACGACCCCGAGACCGAGGCGAAGACCAGCGACGACGTCTACGCGGCGCTCCAGGACGCTCTGCCCGAGGGCCTCCGCGTCCTCGACCAGGCTCCCGCGACCGACCAGGACTCCTACGTCGTCACCCGCGCCTTCGCCGACGAGAACAACGTGGCGAGCATCGCCGACCTGGCGAACGTCTCCGACGTCGTGCTCGGCGGCAACTCCGAGCTCGAGACCCGTCCGTACGGGCCCGAGGGCCTGTCGTCGGTGTACGGCGTGACCGTGTCGTTCCTCGCGATCGAGGACAGCGGTGGCCCCGTCACGGTGCAGTCGCTGAAGGACGGCAGCATCGACGTCGGCAACATCTACACCGGCGACCCGAACATCGGCACCAACGACCTCGTCGTGCTCGACGACCCCGAGGGCCTGTTCCTGGCCTCGAACGTCGTGCCGATCGCGAGCGAGAAGGTGACCGACGACATCGCGGCGGTCATCAACGAGGTCGACGCGGCCCTCACTCCCGAGGACCTCGTCGCCCTGAACGGCGAGAGCGTCAACGACCAGCTCTCGTCGGCCGAGATCGCGACGAAGTTCCTCGAGGCCAAGGGACTCGTCTGA
- a CDS encoding ABC transporter permease, which yields MNLFGDAFGWLLDPANWTGAKGVPIRLLEHLGYTVVAVAIAAVIAIPLGYLIGHTGRGRNIAVVLSGAARALPTLGLFVFLLLLLAVPIGSISAAYWSMEVVLVLLAIPSVLAGAYSGLEAIDRTTIDSARAVGMTELQILTKVEMPLGLPLLIGGLRAAFLQVIATVTIGAYAFNGGLGRYIFEGLASRDYALMLAGSLLVTLLALLFEGVFIVLQRVVVPRGVSAGQATVVRGRARRAPRLAESTAE from the coding sequence GTGAACCTGTTCGGCGACGCCTTCGGCTGGCTGCTCGACCCCGCGAACTGGACGGGCGCGAAGGGCGTGCCCATCCGCCTCCTCGAGCACCTCGGATATACGGTCGTCGCCGTCGCGATCGCGGCGGTCATCGCCATCCCGCTCGGCTACCTCATCGGGCACACCGGGCGCGGCCGCAACATCGCGGTCGTGCTGTCGGGTGCCGCGCGGGCGCTGCCGACCCTCGGCCTCTTCGTCTTCCTCCTGCTACTGCTCGCCGTGCCGATCGGCAGCATCTCGGCGGCGTACTGGTCGATGGAGGTCGTGCTCGTACTGCTCGCGATCCCGTCGGTGCTCGCCGGCGCGTACTCGGGACTCGAGGCGATCGATCGCACCACCATCGACTCGGCGCGCGCGGTGGGGATGACCGAGCTGCAGATCCTCACCAAGGTGGAGATGCCGCTCGGACTCCCGCTGCTGATCGGCGGACTCCGCGCCGCGTTCCTCCAGGTCATCGCGACGGTGACGATCGGGGCGTATGCGTTCAACGGCGGCCTCGGACGCTACATCTTCGAGGGCCTCGCAAGCCGCGACTACGCGCTCATGCTCGCCGGTTCGCTCCTCGTCACCCTCCTCGCCCTCCTCTTCGAGGGCGTCTTCATCGTCCTGCAACGCGTCGTCGTCCCCCGCGGGGTGTCGGCGGGTCAGGCCACAGTCGTCCGGGGACGCGCTCGCAGGGCGCCCCGGCTGGCGGAATCCACCGCCGAATGA
- a CDS encoding ABC transporter permease yields the protein MTWVWSNIGLILELSLTHIALSIPPIVIGFLLSVPIGWVAYRSRSARASLRWVSGLLLTISALLYTIPSLPLFVSLPAVIGTPITDPINVQIALTLYAIALMVGVAANGFSEVDRGILQSATAMGFSPWQRFWRVELPLAGPVLLSGVRVVAVSTVSLLTVGQLVGVTTLGYLFTNGLQRRIPEEVLAGIVAVVVIAVAFDLLLVLLGRLALPWTAPRKAGARRARAVTVEEVTS from the coding sequence GTGACGTGGGTGTGGTCGAACATCGGCCTGATTCTCGAACTCTCGCTCACGCACATCGCGCTCAGCATCCCGCCGATCGTGATCGGCTTCCTGCTCAGCGTGCCGATCGGGTGGGTCGCCTACCGCTCGCGTTCCGCCCGCGCGTCGCTGCGCTGGGTGAGCGGACTGCTCCTCACCATCAGCGCGCTGCTCTACACGATCCCCTCCCTGCCGCTGTTCGTGAGCCTGCCGGCGGTCATCGGAACGCCGATCACCGACCCGATCAACGTGCAGATCGCGCTGACGCTCTATGCGATCGCGTTGATGGTCGGCGTCGCCGCCAACGGGTTCTCCGAGGTGGACAGGGGCATCCTGCAGTCCGCCACCGCGATGGGCTTCTCGCCGTGGCAGCGGTTCTGGCGGGTCGAGCTGCCGCTCGCGGGGCCGGTTCTGCTCTCGGGGGTGCGGGTCGTCGCCGTCAGCACCGTCAGCCTGCTGACCGTCGGGCAGCTCGTCGGCGTGACGACCCTCGGATACCTGTTCACGAACGGCCTGCAGCGTCGCATCCCCGAAGAGGTGCTCGCGGGCATCGTCGCCGTGGTCGTCATCGCGGTGGCGTTCGATCTACTGCTCGTGCTGCTCGGGCGCCTCGCCCTGCCGTGGACCGCCCCCCGCAAGGCCGGGGCCCGCCGCGCTCGCGCCGTGACCGTGGAGGAGGTGACCTCGTGA
- a CDS encoding ABC transporter ATP-binding protein: MSIEFRSVSKRFPDGTLAVEDFNLLIPSRSITVLVGSSGCGKTTLLRMINRMVDPTAGAVLIDDDDVASSPAVALRRRIGYVMQNSGLLPHRKVVDNVATVPLLEGVSKKQARERALELLDVVGLDRSLADRYPSQLSGGQQQRVGVARGLAADPNILLMDEPFGAVDPIVRTELQRETVRLQKELDKTVVFVTHDIDEAFLLGDQIVILQKGGRIAQKGSPAEILAAPANDFVADFIGADRGRRALRIERRDGADVLIDADGRPAGRLVGERGEATAHAVGASAQGEHRS, encoded by the coding sequence ATGTCGATCGAGTTCCGCTCTGTCTCCAAGCGGTTCCCCGACGGGACCCTCGCGGTCGAGGACTTCAATCTCCTGATCCCGTCGCGCAGCATCACGGTGCTCGTCGGGTCGTCCGGCTGCGGCAAGACGACCCTGCTGCGCATGATCAACCGCATGGTCGACCCGACTGCCGGCGCGGTCCTCATCGACGACGACGACGTGGCGTCGTCGCCGGCCGTCGCCCTGCGCCGCCGCATCGGCTACGTGATGCAGAACTCCGGTCTGCTGCCGCACCGAAAGGTGGTCGACAACGTCGCCACCGTCCCGCTGCTCGAGGGCGTGTCGAAGAAGCAGGCGCGTGAGCGCGCCCTCGAACTGCTCGACGTCGTCGGGCTCGACCGCTCGCTCGCCGACCGGTACCCGAGCCAGCTCTCCGGCGGCCAGCAGCAGCGCGTCGGCGTCGCCCGCGGTCTCGCCGCCGACCCCAACATCCTGCTGATGGACGAGCCGTTCGGTGCGGTCGACCCCATCGTGCGCACCGAGCTGCAGCGCGAGACCGTACGACTGCAGAAGGAGCTCGACAAGACCGTCGTGTTCGTCACCCACGACATCGACGAGGCCTTCCTGCTCGGCGACCAGATCGTCATCCTGCAGAAGGGCGGCCGCATCGCGCAGAAGGGGTCGCCCGCCGAGATCCTCGCTGCGCCCGCGAACGACTTCGTCGCCGATTTCATCGGCGCCGACCGCGGTCGCCGCGCCCTCCGCATCGAGCGTCGCGACGGCGCCGACGTGCTCATCGACGCCGACGGGCGTCCGGCCGGTCGACTCGTCGGCGAGCGGGGAGAGGCCACGGCCCACGCCGTGGGTGCTTCGGCGCAGGGTGAGCACCGGTCGTGA
- a CDS encoding TetR/AcrR family transcriptional regulator — MLIDGARSDSQESRLRNEPVQARSAARLSALLDAAAEVIEEVGADRMTTAMVADRAGASIGTVYRYFPDRVAVLDGLAHRALTRLLTRIDEAFATQPEASPQDRVDTIVDVLVEFHRREPGYRVLKLGTAVATPGPGGGDTMEQALIRALAGGLREAATEDDDLEFRLRVTLALCEVLVHRAFDASAEGDERLIAEAKSVGGRYLAQHPLD, encoded by the coding sequence ATGCTGATCGACGGAGCGCGCAGCGATTCGCAGGAGTCGCGGTTGCGCAACGAGCCCGTCCAGGCCCGCAGCGCCGCACGTCTCTCGGCGTTGCTCGATGCTGCGGCGGAGGTCATTGAAGAGGTCGGCGCCGACCGCATGACGACCGCGATGGTGGCCGATCGGGCGGGGGCGTCCATCGGCACCGTCTACCGCTATTTCCCTGATCGTGTGGCGGTTCTCGACGGGCTCGCGCACCGCGCCCTCACCCGGCTGCTCACGCGCATCGACGAGGCGTTCGCCACCCAGCCGGAGGCGTCGCCGCAGGATAGGGTCGACACGATCGTCGATGTGCTCGTCGAGTTCCACCGCCGCGAGCCCGGCTATCGGGTCCTGAAGCTCGGCACCGCCGTGGCGACGCCGGGCCCGGGCGGCGGCGACACCATGGAGCAGGCGCTCATCCGCGCCCTCGCGGGAGGGCTCCGCGAGGCGGCGACCGAGGATGACGATCTCGAGTTCCGTCTGCGGGTGACCCTCGCCCTGTGCGAGGTGCTCGTGCACCGCGCGTTCGATGCGTCGGCCGAGGGTGACGAGCGGCTCATCGCCGAGGCGAAGAGCGTAGGCGGACGTTACTTAGCGCAACATCCGCTCGACTGA
- a CDS encoding SOS response-associated peptidase, producing the protein MCGRYVAAKDVKSIVEFFDVDLVGENLAPQSWNVAPTVPVNVLIDTVPKGASASEPTRRLEAARWGLVPTWAKDVAVGSRMFNARIEEAADKPAFKKAVAKRRAAIPASGYYEWRTLADGSKTPFYISPGDDGFLVFAGLYEWWRNPAAADDAPDKWLLSTTILTQDSSGPLSEIHDRMPVVLDVDALDHWLDPAMEGDIDLLTDIADEGAAISSDLDLRQVGGAVGNVRNDSPALLEPVA; encoded by the coding sequence ATGTGCGGGCGATACGTGGCGGCGAAAGATGTGAAGAGCATCGTCGAGTTCTTCGACGTCGATCTGGTGGGCGAGAACCTCGCGCCGCAGTCGTGGAACGTCGCCCCCACGGTGCCGGTCAACGTGCTGATCGACACGGTGCCGAAGGGCGCGTCGGCGAGCGAGCCGACCCGCAGGCTCGAGGCGGCCCGCTGGGGGCTGGTCCCGACGTGGGCGAAGGATGTCGCGGTCGGGTCGCGCATGTTCAACGCCCGCATCGAGGAGGCCGCCGACAAGCCGGCGTTCAAGAAGGCCGTCGCGAAGCGTCGGGCCGCGATCCCCGCGAGCGGTTACTACGAGTGGCGCACCCTCGCCGACGGATCGAAGACGCCGTTCTACATCAGCCCGGGCGACGACGGGTTCCTCGTCTTCGCGGGGCTCTACGAGTGGTGGCGCAACCCCGCCGCCGCCGACGACGCCCCCGACAAGTGGCTGCTGTCGACCACGATCCTCACGCAGGACTCCTCCGGTCCGCTCAGCGAGATCCACGACCGCATGCCGGTGGTGCTCGACGTCGACGCGCTCGACCACTGGCTCGACCCGGCGATGGAGGGCGACATCGATCTGCTCACCGACATCGCCGACGAGGGCGCGGCGATCTCGTCCGATCTCGACCTCCGCCAGGTCGGTGGCGCCGTCGGCAACGTGCGCAACGACTCTCCCGCGCTGCTCGAGCCCGTCGCCTGA